From one Pontibacillus sp. HMF3514 genomic stretch:
- a CDS encoding replication-associated recombination protein A produces MSQQPLAFRMRPKHIDDIIGQDHLVGEGKMIRRMVEANRLASMILFGPPGTGKTSMAMALAKSLQLRFKTLNAVVDKKKDMEIVVEEAKMSGQLVLILDEVHRLDKAKQDFLLPHVESNLITLIGCTTSNPYHSINPAIRSRCHLFEVERLEQKDVKTAVYRAMEDTENGLGQYNIEVTEDAMEHFALSSNGDLRAALNGLELAAFSTPENNEGVILIDLDAAEQCMQKKSFSHDKDGDAHYDVLSAFQKSIRGSDVNAALHYLGRLIEAGDLDSIARRMIVTAYEDIGLANPQAGPRALHAVEAAERLGFPEARIPLANAIVELCLSPKSNSAYKALDEALHDIRQGRSGDVPAHLKDSHYKGAEKLGRGIDYKYPHNYESAWVDQQYLPDSIKDAIYYSPKKTGKFEKGLSQVFESIQNRKK; encoded by the coding sequence ATGAGCCAACAACCACTTGCATTTCGAATGCGCCCAAAACATATAGATGACATTATTGGTCAAGACCATCTTGTAGGTGAAGGAAAAATGATCCGAAGAATGGTTGAAGCAAACCGGTTAGCTTCTATGATTCTTTTTGGACCACCTGGAACAGGAAAGACTTCCATGGCCATGGCATTAGCCAAAAGCTTGCAATTACGGTTCAAAACATTAAACGCTGTTGTAGATAAAAAGAAAGATATGGAGATTGTTGTTGAGGAAGCCAAAATGTCAGGTCAACTCGTCCTAATCCTAGACGAGGTCCACCGCCTTGATAAAGCGAAACAAGACTTTTTACTCCCTCATGTAGAATCCAACCTAATCACTTTAATTGGCTGTACCACAAGTAACCCATATCATTCCATTAATCCAGCTATACGAAGTCGTTGTCATTTGTTCGAAGTAGAACGTTTAGAACAAAAAGATGTAAAAACTGCGGTCTATCGTGCAATGGAAGACACGGAAAATGGACTTGGTCAGTACAATATTGAGGTAACAGAAGATGCCATGGAGCATTTTGCATTATCTTCAAATGGGGATTTACGTGCTGCTCTAAATGGATTGGAGCTAGCAGCTTTTTCTACACCTGAAAACAATGAGGGTGTCATTCTTATTGATTTAGATGCAGCGGAACAATGTATGCAAAAGAAAAGTTTCTCACATGATAAAGACGGTGACGCCCATTATGATGTCCTTTCTGCTTTTCAAAAATCCATTCGAGGTAGCGATGTAAATGCCGCTCTTCATTATTTGGGAAGACTTATAGAAGCAGGAGATTTAGATAGTATCGCAAGAAGAATGATTGTGACTGCCTATGAAGATATTGGTCTTGCAAACCCTCAAGCTGGTCCAAGAGCTCTTCATGCAGTAGAAGCTGCTGAACGTTTAGGGTTTCCAGAAGCCAGAATCCCACTTGCCAATGCGATCGTTGAACTTTGTCTTTCCCCTAAATCAAATTCAGCTTATAAAGCATTAGATGAGGCACTCCATGACATTCGTCAGGGAAGAAGCGGAGATGTCCCAGCACATCTTAAAGACTCTCACTATAAAGGTGCAGAAAAACTCGGACGTGGGATTGACTATAAATATCCTCACAATTATGAGAGTGCTTGGGTGGATCAGCAATACCTTCCAGATTCTATCAAAGATGCGATCTACTATTCACCTAAAAAGACTGGAAAATTCGAAAAAGGGTTAAGTCAAGTCTTTGAATCCATACAAAACAGAAAAAAATAA
- a CDS encoding RsfA family transcriptional regulator has product MVKVRQDAWSHEDDLLLAETVLRHIREGSTQLKAFDEVGDQLNRTSAACGFRWNAEVRNRYIQAIDIAKRQRKEKKRAMAGQQKTKEVPAALTANASTEQESTELPVFQQQPQLQWEPQDEQEVIQEQPTEEKQEQVTYQEEEPVSFEQVIKYMRQLKQQYNASNQSKSKLSQLEQENYVLRQENEKLQKQVKQMDQKYNMVQEDYQVLMQIMDRARKMIVFDDEDQSNAAKAFRMEKNGNLEQVARQA; this is encoded by the coding sequence ATGGTAAAAGTAAGACAAGATGCATGGTCACACGAGGATGATCTATTATTAGCGGAAACGGTGCTTCGTCATATTCGCGAAGGAAGTACTCAATTAAAAGCGTTTGATGAAGTTGGGGATCAGTTAAATCGAACTTCAGCAGCTTGTGGGTTCAGATGGAATGCAGAAGTGCGTAATCGTTACATTCAAGCAATTGATATTGCTAAGCGTCAGAGAAAAGAAAAGAAACGTGCTATGGCTGGTCAACAAAAGACAAAAGAAGTACCTGCAGCTTTGACTGCTAATGCTTCTACGGAACAAGAATCTACTGAACTTCCCGTTTTCCAACAGCAACCTCAGCTACAGTGGGAGCCTCAAGATGAACAAGAGGTTATCCAGGAACAACCTACGGAAGAAAAGCAAGAGCAAGTCACATATCAAGAAGAAGAGCCTGTCTCTTTTGAGCAAGTTATCAAATATATGCGTCAACTCAAGCAACAATATAATGCTTCAAATCAATCAAAATCAAAACTTAGTCAACTAGAACAAGAAAATTATGTTCTACGACAAGAAAACGAAAAATTACAGAAGCAAGTTAAACAAATGGACCAAAAATACAATATGGTACAAGAAGATTACCAGGTTCTGATGCAAATCATGGACCGAGCTCGTAAAATGATTGTATTTGATGATGAAGACCAATCAAATGCAGCTAAAGCGTTCCGTATGGAGAAAAACGGAAACTTAGAGCAAGTAGCGCGTCAGGCATAA
- a CDS encoding FUSC family protein — MESIHNEKHYWLERVRASDPGRKRLQKAGKATLSLIFSVFTMLLILHLVRFGQITPAIVAGMVGLVSIMVVMDETTQEKKVTTLLMSFFATLGITLGSLASVNPYYVGVLMVIVIFSAFFFSQFRVRYFSFGMIGFFTVYISSFLKLNFADLPWFYLGIALGIMYAYLFNFLVFKDSATILKRGMHSFHIQANLTFNMMITIIQQPNISEKRKNRLEKNIKILRAYARNVSEDLDQQDVKEIWPGLQASQVRLYVFDTAMLVETLADSINKLKNQDALETQELRRLLLWIVRSLRDVEVLATDYAPQNLEEAEKAVQALRLALHELLDNREEPQKWLYLIRRIESIANHVIEGATRIQDSLHKWDGETEETDTTEETEDEEESEKDGMNPATKKAIQALVACSLSIVLGYMISPIQPYWIVLTSFIVLLGTESVGRTYIKGMERSIGTVIGAVFGFMLANLVSGRAILEVVLLFIVVFFAFYLLTVSYTSTSLFITMLIAFLYDILLGGISIELLGARVIDTIVGSALALGAAAFILPTKTKDKVSEGFSLYLEELQSYLLKYVKRFREDTDVKGLSSLAFSMDQQLQTIRVDAQSLVERPSFLRYANLSRYITVFTAIHYYAQHLVASSYQKNFESVDELEDVFISMEEKLQNNTATLSKLMQGEERSGIVYTLFDEREKVERVAPNRWTAKRDLIHHLYYIWKINQSIVVLAEGLGADVQDDKNKERSNHE, encoded by the coding sequence GTGGAGAGCATCCATAATGAAAAACATTATTGGTTAGAAAGAGTAAGAGCATCTGACCCAGGGCGGAAGAGGCTACAAAAAGCAGGGAAAGCAACGCTTAGTCTGATATTTTCTGTTTTTACTATGCTCTTAATTTTACACCTTGTACGTTTCGGGCAAATAACGCCTGCGATTGTTGCTGGCATGGTCGGTTTGGTCAGCATTATGGTTGTAATGGATGAGACAACTCAAGAGAAAAAAGTAACCACACTTCTTATGTCATTCTTTGCAACATTGGGGATCACACTTGGTTCACTAGCATCTGTGAATCCATATTATGTAGGTGTCCTTATGGTCATCGTTATCTTTAGTGCATTTTTCTTTTCTCAATTCAGGGTAAGATATTTTTCGTTTGGCATGATTGGCTTCTTTACAGTCTATATATCTTCATTTTTAAAGCTGAATTTTGCAGATTTGCCATGGTTTTACTTAGGTATAGCTTTAGGAATTATGTATGCTTATTTGTTTAACTTCCTTGTTTTTAAAGACTCAGCAACGATTTTAAAACGTGGTATGCATTCTTTTCATATACAAGCGAACTTAACGTTTAATATGATGATTACCATTATCCAACAACCCAATATTAGCGAAAAAAGAAAGAATCGGTTAGAGAAAAATATTAAGATTCTCCGCGCTTATGCTCGTAATGTTTCAGAAGACTTAGACCAACAGGATGTCAAAGAAATTTGGCCCGGTCTTCAAGCTTCTCAGGTACGGTTGTATGTGTTTGATACTGCGATGCTAGTTGAGACGTTAGCAGATTCAATCAATAAGCTGAAAAATCAAGATGCACTAGAAACCCAAGAATTAAGAAGATTACTTTTGTGGATTGTTCGTTCTCTTAGAGATGTGGAGGTTTTAGCTACGGATTATGCCCCACAAAACTTAGAGGAAGCTGAAAAAGCTGTACAAGCTCTGCGGTTAGCACTTCATGAATTACTGGATAATAGAGAAGAACCACAGAAATGGCTTTATTTAATTCGTAGAATCGAGTCAATTGCAAACCATGTAATCGAAGGTGCTACGCGAATTCAAGATTCACTTCATAAATGGGATGGAGAAACAGAAGAGACTGACACTACAGAAGAGACCGAAGATGAGGAAGAATCTGAAAAAGATGGAATGAACCCTGCGACGAAAAAGGCTATTCAAGCTCTTGTTGCATGTTCATTGTCAATTGTATTAGGTTATATGATTTCACCTATTCAACCATATTGGATCGTGCTTACTTCGTTTATTGTTTTACTAGGAACAGAATCTGTTGGGCGAACGTATATAAAAGGGATGGAACGCTCGATAGGAACGGTAATTGGTGCAGTTTTCGGTTTTATGTTAGCTAATCTGGTATCTGGTAGAGCCATTTTGGAGGTTGTGTTATTATTTATTGTTGTATTTTTTGCCTTTTACCTATTAACCGTGTCATACACGTCAACTAGTCTATTTATTACAATGTTGATCGCTTTCTTGTATGATATTTTACTTGGTGGTATCTCTATCGAATTATTAGGTGCTCGTGTGATTGATACCATTGTAGGATCAGCACTCGCACTTGGAGCAGCAGCCTTCATCTTACCAACCAAGACGAAAGATAAAGTGTCAGAGGGCTTTTCATTATACTTAGAAGAGTTACAAAGTTATTTATTGAAATACGTGAAGCGTTTTCGAGAAGATACAGATGTTAAGGGCCTTTCCTCTCTAGCATTTTCTATGGATCAACAGCTTCAAACCATTAGGGTAGATGCACAATCTCTGGTTGAGAGACCTTCTTTTCTTCGTTATGCAAACTTGTCACGTTATATAACGGTTTTCACTGCAATTCATTATTATGCTCAGCATTTAGTGGCTTCGTCTTATCAGAAAAATTTTGAATCCGTTGATGAATTGGAAGATGTATTTATAAGTATGGAAGAAAAGTTACAGAACAATACGGCTACACTAAGTAAACTTATGCAAGGCGAAGAACGTAGTGGTATTGTTTATACGTTATTTGATGAACGAGAAAAGGTTGAGCGTGTTGCTCCAAATAGATGGACAGCGAAACGAGACCTCATTCATCACTTATATTACATTTGGAAAATCAATCAATCGATCGTAGTGTTAGCTGAAGGACTAGGAGCGGACGTCCAAGATGATAAAAACAAAGAAAGATCCAATCACGAGTAG
- a CDS encoding ThiF family adenylyltransferase, whose translation MLHQFSRNELAIGKQGLDLMKGTTVAVLGIGGVGSFSVEALARSGVGKIILIDKDDVDITNINRQIHSLLSTVGQSKVDLMADRVLDINPECEVVRLKMFYTEETYEELFQYQPDYVLDASDTISYKIHLIKECLHRDIPIISSMGAANKMDPTQFEIADIFDTSYDPIARVIRTRLRKEGYKKGIPVVYSKEKPIRIREDVRQEVAPENPEIRKAEMPPSSNAFVPSVAGLIMASHVVQEILKPISIERY comes from the coding sequence ATGCTTCATCAGTTTTCAAGAAATGAATTAGCTATTGGAAAACAAGGGTTAGATTTAATGAAAGGCACTACAGTTGCTGTTTTAGGTATTGGTGGTGTTGGTTCATTTAGTGTCGAGGCTCTTGCTCGTAGTGGAGTTGGAAAGATCATTTTAATTGATAAAGATGACGTAGATATTACGAATATCAACCGACAAATTCACTCTCTTCTTTCTACAGTAGGACAATCTAAGGTTGATCTAATGGCAGACCGTGTACTTGATATTAATCCTGAATGTGAAGTCGTTCGATTAAAGATGTTCTATACTGAGGAAACTTATGAAGAACTTTTCCAATATCAACCTGATTATGTACTTGATGCGAGTGACACAATCTCTTACAAAATACATTTAATAAAAGAATGTTTACATCGTGATATTCCGATTATTTCTAGCATGGGTGCTGCTAATAAGATGGATCCAACCCAATTCGAAATCGCTGATATTTTTGATACAAGTTATGACCCGATCGCACGAGTTATTCGCACGCGTCTTCGTAAAGAAGGATACAAAAAAGGGATTCCTGTGGTTTATTCCAAAGAAAAACCAATCCGTATTCGTGAGGACGTAAGACAAGAAGTAGCTCCTGAAAACCCTGAAATTCGTAAAGCAGAAATGCCGCCATCTTCGAATGCATTTGTGCCATCTGTGGCAGGCTTAATAATGGCGAGTCATGTTGTTCAAGAAATTTTAAAACCGATTTCTATTGAACGCTACTAA
- the aspS gene encoding aspartate--tRNA ligase, whose product MSGHRQLSGQIRETHVGEKVHLKGWVQKRRDLGGLIFIDLRDRSGVVQVVFNPEKSSEALATAEKVRSEYVIEVAGEVVARDEGSVNENLATGRVEVMADSISILNKSKNPPFQPQDDLDVAEELRLKYRYLDLRRNPMQETFKLRHKATQSIRNFLNDDDFLEMETPMLTKSTPEGARDYLVPSRVHEGDFYALPQSPQIFKQLIMMSGFEKYYQIARCFRDEDLRADRQPEFTQVDIETSFMSKDEIMDMTERMMKKVMKDVKDIELPTPFPRMKYDEAMERYGSDKPDTRFGLELVNVSDVVKASEFKVFKGAVESGGSVSAINVKGKASEFSRKDIDKLTEFVKIYDAKGLAWVKENEGELQGPIAKFLEDEVAAGLREALEIEDGDLILFVADKTSVVHESLGALRQKLGRELGLIDESQFNFLWVTDWPLFEYDEDLDRYFAAHHPFTMPEREDIDKMSDQPGETKAQAYDLVLNGYELGGGSLRIYEKDLQDKMFEVLGFSKEEAKDQFGFLLEALEYGAPPHGGIALGLDRFTMILAGRTNLRDTILFPKTASASDLLTQAPDSVSEEQLKELHLELNEKAKENQKNK is encoded by the coding sequence ATGAGCGGGCATCGTCAATTAAGCGGTCAAATCCGTGAAACACATGTAGGAGAGAAAGTACACTTAAAAGGTTGGGTACAAAAGCGTCGAGACCTAGGTGGTCTGATTTTTATTGACTTAAGAGACCGTTCTGGAGTTGTTCAAGTTGTATTTAATCCAGAAAAATCATCTGAGGCTTTAGCGACAGCAGAAAAAGTACGTAGCGAATATGTTATCGAAGTTGCAGGGGAAGTTGTAGCACGTGACGAAGGTTCGGTTAACGAAAATCTTGCAACAGGTCGAGTAGAGGTAATGGCAGATTCCATTTCGATCTTAAATAAATCGAAAAACCCGCCATTCCAGCCTCAAGATGACTTAGATGTCGCTGAAGAACTACGTCTTAAGTATCGTTACTTAGATTTGCGACGTAACCCAATGCAAGAAACATTTAAGTTGCGTCATAAGGCTACACAGTCTATTCGTAACTTCCTTAACGACGATGATTTTCTTGAGATGGAAACCCCGATGCTAACGAAGAGTACACCAGAAGGTGCGCGTGACTATCTTGTCCCAAGTCGTGTACACGAAGGAGATTTTTATGCACTACCACAATCTCCACAGATCTTTAAACAGTTGATCATGATGTCTGGTTTTGAGAAGTACTACCAGATTGCGCGTTGCTTCCGTGACGAAGACCTTCGTGCAGACCGTCAGCCTGAATTTACACAGGTCGATATCGAAACGTCCTTCATGTCTAAAGACGAAATCATGGATATGACTGAACGTATGATGAAGAAAGTTATGAAAGATGTAAAAGATATTGAATTACCAACACCATTTCCACGTATGAAATATGATGAGGCGATGGAACGTTACGGTTCTGACAAACCTGATACACGCTTCGGTTTAGAACTTGTTAATGTTTCCGATGTTGTGAAGGCTTCTGAATTTAAAGTATTTAAAGGTGCTGTAGAATCAGGTGGCAGCGTCAGTGCGATTAACGTAAAAGGTAAAGCAAGCGAGTTTTCTCGTAAAGATATTGATAAGCTAACTGAATTTGTGAAAATTTATGATGCTAAAGGTTTAGCATGGGTGAAAGAAAATGAAGGTGAACTTCAAGGACCAATTGCGAAATTCCTTGAAGATGAAGTAGCAGCAGGCTTACGTGAGGCACTTGAAATCGAAGACGGAGACTTAATTCTATTCGTTGCTGATAAGACATCTGTTGTTCATGAGAGTCTTGGTGCACTTCGTCAAAAGCTTGGAAGAGAGCTTGGGCTTATCGATGAGAGTCAGTTTAATTTCCTATGGGTAACAGACTGGCCATTATTTGAATACGATGAAGACTTAGATCGATATTTTGCTGCTCACCATCCATTTACTATGCCAGAGCGTGAGGACATTGATAAAATGTCAGATCAACCAGGGGAGACAAAAGCTCAAGCATATGATCTTGTATTGAACGGGTACGAATTAGGTGGCGGAAGCCTTCGTATTTATGAAAAGGACCTTCAAGACAAAATGTTTGAAGTACTTGGTTTCTCCAAAGAAGAAGCAAAGGATCAATTCGGTTTCCTACTAGAAGCTTTAGAATATGGTGCTCCTCCACATGGTGGAATCGCACTAGGTCTAGACCGTTTCACAATGATTTTGGCAGGTCGTACAAATTTACGCGACACCATTTTATTCCCGAAAACAGCGTCAGCTTCAGACTTGTTAACACAAGCACCGGATTCTGTAAGTGAGGAACAATTGAAGGAACTTCATCTGGAATTGAATGAAAAAGCTAAGGAAAATCAGAAAAACAAGTAG
- the hisS gene encoding histidine--tRNA ligase, which produces MSFKLPRGTQDILPGEVEKWQYVESVLSDLCRRYHYKEIRTPIFEHTELFQRGVGDSTDIVQKEMYTFEDRGGRSLTLRPEGTASVVRSFVQHKLYGLPNQPTKLFYFGPMFRYERPQQGRTRQFVQFGIEALGSEDPGIDAEVIALAMNSYQELGLRSLKLVLNSLGDKESRQNHRQALIEHFKPHKEELCNDCQSRLEQNPMRVLDCKQDRDHPAMKDAPSILEYLNDYSREYFEQVKAYLDQLGIPYEIDSNLVRGLDYYNHTAFEIMSEAEGFGAITTLSGGGRYNGLVEEIGGPESPGIGFALSIERLLMALEAEGVELPTEEQLDCYLIALGDEAKKEAAGIVYQLRKAGIQVDKDYGQKKIKAQFKAADRLQAKYVLVLGEDELANKQINVKRMATGEQETIDIADVVEYMKKEFKGE; this is translated from the coding sequence ATGAGTTTTAAATTACCTCGTGGTACCCAGGATATTTTGCCTGGTGAAGTTGAGAAGTGGCAATATGTTGAATCAGTCTTATCGGATTTATGCCGTCGTTATCATTATAAAGAGATCCGTACACCGATCTTTGAACATACAGAATTGTTTCAAAGAGGTGTAGGGGACTCGACAGATATTGTTCAAAAAGAAATGTACACATTTGAAGATCGTGGAGGTCGTAGTCTAACCCTTCGTCCAGAAGGTACAGCTTCCGTTGTACGTTCTTTTGTACAACATAAACTTTATGGGCTTCCAAATCAGCCAACAAAATTATTCTATTTTGGACCGATGTTTCGTTATGAGCGTCCGCAACAAGGTCGCACAAGACAGTTCGTTCAATTTGGAATTGAAGCTTTAGGAAGCGAAGACCCTGGTATTGATGCTGAAGTAATTGCACTTGCAATGAACTCCTATCAAGAACTAGGTTTACGTTCATTAAAGCTAGTTTTAAACAGCCTAGGTGATAAGGAAAGTCGACAAAATCACCGTCAGGCACTAATTGAGCACTTCAAACCACATAAAGAAGAGCTTTGTAACGATTGTCAATCTCGCTTAGAACAAAATCCAATGCGAGTGCTTGATTGTAAACAGGATCGTGATCATCCTGCTATGAAGGACGCACCATCGATCTTAGAATATCTAAATGATTATTCTCGTGAGTATTTCGAACAAGTCAAAGCGTATTTAGATCAGTTAGGTATTCCATATGAAATTGATTCCAACCTTGTACGTGGTTTGGATTATTACAATCACACTGCATTCGAAATCATGAGTGAAGCAGAAGGTTTTGGTGCTATCACAACACTAAGTGGTGGAGGTCGCTACAATGGACTTGTTGAGGAAATTGGAGGACCAGAATCACCTGGTATAGGTTTTGCTCTAAGTATTGAACGTTTACTTATGGCACTAGAAGCTGAAGGTGTAGAGCTTCCTACTGAGGAACAATTAGATTGTTATTTAATCGCACTAGGTGATGAAGCGAAAAAAGAAGCTGCTGGTATTGTGTATCAGTTACGTAAAGCTGGTATTCAAGTAGATAAGGATTATGGGCAAAAGAAGATTAAAGCCCAATTTAAAGCAGCAGATCGCTTGCAAGCGAAGTACGTTCTTGTTTTAGGTGAAGATGAACTTGCGAATAAGCAAATTAATGTCAAGCGTATGGCAACAGGAGAACAAGAAACGATCGATATCGCTGACGTCGTTGAATATATGAAGAAGGAATTTAAGGGGGAGTAA
- a CDS encoding RNA polymerase subunit sigma-70, with protein MREGHKQQSSNQTSKDIFGVNFHDFIEKDQHLSRMEMAQEFGVSLKDIKKIKESLNRA; from the coding sequence GTGAGAGAAGGTCATAAGCAACAATCCTCTAATCAAACCAGTAAAGATATTTTCGGAGTGAACTTTCATGACTTTATTGAGAAAGATCAGCACTTATCACGTATGGAAATGGCACAAGAATTTGGGGTCTCATTGAAAGATATTAAAAAAATAAAAGAAAGTCTGAATCGTGCTTGA
- a CDS encoding SH3 domain-containing protein has product MTLKKRTTLLFFLIIGSFFILSSDISAESTAVIKVEPLNVRGGPGLSHEQVTQVHKGESYPVIQQKGNWVQIQMDSRKGWVAKWLVDLKGTPTVGKVTSDVDRLRIRSGPGTAHDILGHMNKGTSYSKSGEQGEWIRIDYDGKQGWVHQNYVNVTTAASSSSDQQQAEEKMVQVNNLNVRKRPSLSSEVIDQLDKGTKVTVTSERENWSNVTYNNNQGWVASQFIEKSTPASTQEDDTNPSTEQSKGTVTVQTPILNVRSEGNLGSQVIAQVKKGDKLPFLQEKEAWYQIKLDNGQTGWVANWLVERDSVSTSNSKEWITLLYNATNIRKGPGTDTAIVGRASMGDQFVVKSHKNKWYEIEYNNKTAYVADWIVANSQTDIKQMSQKNQTLKNKTIVIDAGHGGRDVGTIGHDGFYEKKLTIKTANRLAERLRLAGANVILTRTDDTYISLSSRATMSNVKGADAFLSLHYNSFPQSPSVSGIGTYYYHDRDRAFAQTVQRAMIQSTALHNREARFGDYHVIRENRQPALLLELGFLSNPQEGKTVQTKSFQEKITKGIAKGVIEYLNK; this is encoded by the coding sequence TTGACACTAAAAAAACGCACCACGCTCCTCTTTTTTCTTATCATAGGTTCTTTTTTTATATTGAGCAGTGATATTTCAGCAGAGAGTACAGCGGTCATTAAGGTGGAGCCTCTAAATGTTCGAGGAGGACCTGGCTTATCTCATGAACAGGTTACTCAAGTTCATAAAGGAGAGTCTTATCCTGTCATTCAACAAAAAGGGAACTGGGTACAAATTCAAATGGATTCTAGAAAAGGCTGGGTAGCAAAATGGCTAGTTGACCTAAAGGGGACTCCGACAGTTGGTAAAGTAACTTCTGATGTAGATCGCCTACGAATTCGCTCAGGACCTGGCACAGCTCATGACATTTTGGGACATATGAACAAAGGAACTTCTTATTCAAAATCTGGTGAACAGGGTGAATGGATCCGTATTGATTATGATGGGAAACAAGGCTGGGTACATCAAAACTATGTAAATGTTACTACAGCAGCCTCTTCTTCATCCGACCAGCAACAAGCTGAAGAAAAAATGGTTCAAGTAAACAACTTAAATGTGCGTAAAAGACCATCTTTATCATCTGAAGTCATTGACCAACTAGACAAAGGTACTAAAGTTACAGTGACCTCTGAAAGAGAAAATTGGTCAAACGTTACATATAATAACAATCAAGGATGGGTAGCCTCTCAATTTATTGAGAAGTCGACACCAGCTTCAACACAAGAAGACGATACCAATCCGTCTACTGAACAATCCAAAGGTACCGTGACTGTTCAAACGCCTATTCTAAATGTACGTAGTGAAGGTAACTTGGGCAGTCAGGTGATTGCTCAAGTAAAAAAGGGAGATAAACTTCCTTTCCTTCAAGAAAAAGAAGCTTGGTATCAAATCAAACTTGATAACGGACAGACTGGTTGGGTAGCTAACTGGCTTGTAGAGAGAGATTCGGTTTCTACATCAAATAGCAAGGAATGGATCACCCTACTCTACAATGCAACAAACATCCGCAAAGGCCCAGGAACGGATACAGCTATTGTAGGACGAGCTTCTATGGGAGATCAGTTCGTAGTCAAAAGTCATAAAAACAAGTGGTATGAAATTGAATACAATAATAAAACCGCTTATGTTGCGGACTGGATCGTAGCAAACAGTCAGACAGATATCAAACAAATGTCTCAGAAAAACCAAACGTTAAAAAATAAAACAATCGTTATCGATGCTGGTCATGGTGGGAGAGATGTTGGAACCATTGGTCATGACGGATTTTATGAGAAAAAATTAACGATTAAAACGGCAAATCGTTTAGCTGAACGTCTTCGATTAGCAGGTGCAAATGTAATTCTAACTCGTACGGATGATACGTATATATCCTTAAGCTCTCGAGCTACAATGTCTAATGTGAAAGGCGCAGATGCATTTTTAAGCCTTCACTATAACAGCTTCCCTCAGTCACCGAGCGTATCAGGGATTGGGACGTACTATTATCATGACCGTGACCGCGCCTTTGCTCAAACGGTACAAAGAGCTATGATTCAATCAACCGCTTTACACAATCGCGAAGCACGATTCGGTGATTACCATGTTATTCGTGAAAATAGACAACCTGCATTATTGTTAGAACTAGGGTTTTTATCTAATCCTCAAGAAGGCAAAACGGTTCAAACGAAAAGTTTTCAGGAGAAAATCACTAAGGGCATCGCTAAAGGTGTCATTGAGTATCTAAATAAGTAG
- the dtd gene encoding D-aminoacyl-tRNA deacylase: MKAVIQRGRNASVTVKGETTGSIDEGLVVLLGVTHDDTEEDAKYLADKITNLRIFEDDQGKMNLSLKDQEGQMLSISQFTLYGDCRKGRRPSFQNAARPEPANELYEIFNGYVRDQGVPVETGAFGEMMDVQLTNVGPVTLILESKDR; encoded by the coding sequence ATGAAAGCAGTCATCCAACGAGGTAGAAACGCTAGTGTGACAGTCAAAGGGGAAACGACTGGTTCGATCGATGAGGGATTAGTGGTTTTACTAGGTGTTACACATGATGATACAGAGGAAGACGCAAAATATTTAGCAGATAAAATTACAAACCTTCGCATATTTGAGGATGACCAGGGTAAGATGAATCTTTCTCTAAAAGATCAAGAAGGTCAGATGCTCTCAATTTCCCAATTCACTTTGTATGGGGATTGCCGAAAAGGGCGTCGACCTAGCTTTCAAAACGCAGCAAGACCAGAGCCGGCGAATGAGCTCTACGAGATTTTCAATGGATACGTCCGTGACCAGGGCGTACCGGTTGAAACTGGCGCATTTGGAGAAATGATGGACGTACAACTTACCAACGTAGGCCCTGTAACGCTCATATTAGAAAGTAAAGATCGATAG